The segment CCTGCAGTTGTGTTTAAAACGATGACGTAGTTCACACCAATTTGTACCTCTTTTAGAGAAATCCTTGTCGGATTTTTATCATAGAATTCTAACGCTGGAATAAACTCATAAAAAATTCCTGAGTTTAATTGTAGTAACATTCCCTTTTCTGTTTGAGAATCTTGATATGCTATAAACCCTTCTGATGCAGGGTATAATTCTATATACTCTATTTTCTTGCCAATTAAAGATTCAAATTTATTTTTATACGGTTCAAAATTTACGCCTCCATAAATAAAGAAGTTAAAATTCGGAAATAATTCTGAAACAGATTTTCCTGTTTTTTCTATCAGTTTTTCAAAATACATTTGTACCCAAGAAGGAATGCCACTAATTACAGTCATGTCTTCATTAATAGTTTCTTCTACAATTGCATTTACCTTTGTATCCCAATCTTCAATGCAGTTCGTTTCCCAGCTTGGCAATCTATTTTTAAGTAAATATTGAGGAATATAATGTGCAACAATACCACTTAATCTTCCTAGTTTCACGCCGTTTTTATTTTCTAAAACAGGACTCCCTTGTAAAAAAATCATTTTTCCGTTTACAAAACTGGCATCGTTTTTTTCTGCGATATAAAATAACAACGCATTTTTTGCTGCTTTTATATGAGTTGGCATAGATTCTTTTGTTATCGGAATATATTTTGCGCCAGAAGTTGTACCAGAAGTTTTTGCGAAATAAAGTGGTTTTCCTGTCCAAAGAACATCAGATTCACCAGCTACTATTCTATCTACATAAGCTCTTAAGCCTTCGTAATCTGTAACTTTTACACGTTTTTTAAAATCAGAATAGTTTTTAATATTTTTAAAATCATGGTCTTTTCCAAAAGCAGTGTTTTTAGCTTTAGAAATTAATTTTTTAAAAACTTTATCTTGCGTTTTAATGGGGTTGTTAGCCCATTTTAATACTCTTTTTGTTGCAATTTTAGCAAACGGAATTGCAAAAACAGATTTAATACTCATTATTTAAAATCTATAAAATTTGTAGGATTTACGGCATAACCACCGCTCCAAAGTTCAAAATGTAAATGCGGTCCTGTAGTTAATTCTCCTGTAGAACCAACGCTAGCAATAACTTCACCAGATTTTACAAAATCGCCTTGTTGTTTTAGTAAATTCCCATTGTGTTTGTAAACGGAAATAAAATCTTTAGTATGTTTTAAAATGATAACATAGCCAGTTTCTGTATTCCAGCCAGAAAAAATAACTCTTCCATCTGCAATTGCTTTTATTGGTGCCCCTGTTATAGCAGCAATATCTACTGCAAAATGCTTAGAATTAGCATCAAAATCTTGTGAAATTGAACCTGAAAGTGGTGCGAAAAACACAATTTTTACATTACTATTTGCATTATTTTGTATGGGGAATCTATCTTTACTTTCTACTTTTTCTCTAAACAAAGAATCTTCTTTAGAGGCATTTAATTTACTTTCATCAATTACGCGTTGTCTTGCATCAGTTTGAATAGAATCGATACTTTCTGCTTCAATTTCTCCTGTTAAAACAGGTTTTAAAGCTTTTGTATAGTTTTCTAAAATTGCAAGTTTCGTTTTTAAAGATTCTGCTTCAAAAGTTAATTTTGCTGCTTTTATTTTTAAAGCAGTAGAAGAATACCCAGGAATGTATTCTTTTATTGGAGTAAATGCTATTAAAACAGTTGTAACTGCAATTAATAATATTGAAAAAACACCACCTAAAACAAATGCATTTAATCTTGATAGTTTTAACGAAAAACGTTCTTCAAACGTGTCTTCATTTAAAACTACCAACCTGTATTTATCGGTCAGTTTTTGTTTTAATTTACTCTTTTTTTTATTCTTTATAGCCACAAATTAATATTTGATGAATAACAAATATACAACGAAAAAATAGTGAAACTATTTCTTATAAAAATTCATTTCGTCTATATATTCCCAAACTTCTTTGGTAAGTAAAGGTCTAATGTTCTTTTTGTCTTTAATTCCATTACGAATCATGGTAGAAGAAATTTCTACAATTGGAGCATCAACTTTATGAATTTTTGGATGATTTGTAAACTGGTTTTCAGTTTTTCCTTCAGAAATTCTTGGATACACATAAATGTGATAAAGCGCTAAAATTGTTTCAAAATTTTTCCATTTATGAAAACTTTTTAAATTGTCTTCACCCATAATTAAAGAAAAATATTTATCTGGATATAGCTCTGAAATATGAGCTAAAGTATGAACAGTGTAATTTGGTTGAGGTAATTTAAATTCTATATCAGAAGGTTTAATTTTTGAGTAACTTTCTGTAGCTCTGTAAACTAGTTCTAGTCTATGATTATTTTCTAGTAATGAGTTTTTCTTTTTAAAAGGATTATGAGGTGTAACTACCATCCAGATTTCATCTAAATCTGAGTTTTCAACCATATGATTGGCAATAATTAAATGCCCAACATGAATTGGGTTAAAAGTACCAAAATACAATCCTATTTTACTCATTGTTCTTGTTTTTCTATTCTTTACTCTCTTTTAATCCTAAGTAATCACTTACCAATTCTTCAGCTTCTTTTAAAGCAACTTCTAAATCGTAATTTTTTATGATTTTATCAAATTGAGGAGCTGTTGCTAACTCTACAGAAGCTTTTGCGATACGCATATTTATTTTTTCTTCGCTTTCTGTTTTACGCTTTTTAAGCCTAATTTTTAACTCATCAACACTTGGTGGTTTTACAAAAACAGATAATGTTTCTTCTGGGTATTTTTTCTTAATTCTTAACCCTCCAACAACATCAATATCGAAAATTATGTGCTTTTTTAGCCCCCAAATACGTTCTATTTCAGTTTTTAAAGTTCCATAAAAATTATCTCTATAAACCTCTTCCCATTCAAGAAATTCATCATTTTTAATTTTGTTTTTAAACTCTTTTAAAGAGATAAAATAGTAATCTTCACCCTCTTTTTCAAAACCTCTTGGTTCTCTAGAAGTGGCTGAAATAGAAAATTCTAAATTGAACCTTTCTTGCTTTAGTAAATGACGAACTATAGTTGTTTTACCTGAGCCTGAAGGCGCTGAAAACACAAATAATTTTCCTTTAAAATCTGACATGTAATTTATTATTTGTCATCCTGAACTTGTGTCAGCAACATAATTAATAGATGCTGACACAAGTTTAGAATGCTGATACGTTTATAAAACGTTTAAAATTTGCTCTTTAATTTGTTCCAATTCGTTTTTCATTTGAATAACCGCTTTTTGCATTGGTGCAAAATTTGCTTTAGAACCTGTTGTGTTAATTTCTCTACCCATTTCTTGAACGATAAAACCTAGCTTTTTACCATTAGAATCTTCAGAAGCCATGGTTTCTAAAAAGTAATCTAAATGATTTGCTAAACGCACTTTTTCCTCATTAATATCTAGTTTTTCTAGATAATAGATTAATTCTTGTTCAAAACGATTTTCATCAGTATCCACTTTTAAATCATCAATAGCCTTTTTTAAACGTGTTTTTACGTTTTCAACTCTATCGTTGTCTAATGCTTTTACTTCTTCTAAGTATGTCCTAATATTAGTAATACGTTCTTTAAAATCAATTTCTAAAGAAGCAGCTTCATCAACTCTATATTGTATAATTTCTTTAATAGCAATATCTATATTCTCATTGATTAGACTCCATTCATTTTCGTCTAATTCTTCACGGTCAGTTTTTAAAGCATCTGGCATTCTTACTGCCATTTTTAGCAACTCAACATCATCTGAAGAACCCGTTTGAACAATATTTCTAAGTTGTTGTATGTATTGTTTTACAACGCCATGATTTACAGTAGAAGAAGTTTCGTCTGCAGTCATTTCAACAAAAATTGAAAAATCTACTTTTCCTCTAACCAAACTACTAGCTAATTTTTTACGAACATATAATTCCTTTTCTTTATAGTAAGAAGGGATTCTAACGTTTAGATCTAGATTTTTGCTATTTAGGGATTTAATTTCTATGGATACTTTTTTTGTTGGCAATTGTAATATAGATTTGCCATAACCAGTCATAGATTGAATCATAAAATCATCGTTTTAAATGAGTTGCAAATATAGTTTTATTTAGCAAATTTATCTACTCGTTTGGTAACTAAATAGACACCAAAAAAGA is part of the Polaribacter sp. SA4-10 genome and harbors:
- the nadD gene encoding nicotinate (nicotinamide) nucleotide adenylyltransferase, which codes for MSKIGLYFGTFNPIHVGHLIIANHMVENSDLDEIWMVVTPHNPFKKKNSLLENNHRLELVYRATESYSKIKPSDIEFKLPQPNYTVHTLAHISELYPDKYFSLIMGEDNLKSFHKWKNFETILALYHIYVYPRISEGKTENQFTNHPKIHKVDAPIVEISSTMIRNGIKDKKNIRPLLTKEVWEYIDEMNFYKK
- a CDS encoding M23 family metallopeptidase translates to MAIKNKKKSKLKQKLTDKYRLVVLNEDTFEERFSLKLSRLNAFVLGGVFSILLIAVTTVLIAFTPIKEYIPGYSSTALKIKAAKLTFEAESLKTKLAILENYTKALKPVLTGEIEAESIDSIQTDARQRVIDESKLNASKEDSLFREKVESKDRFPIQNNANSNVKIVFFAPLSGSISQDFDANSKHFAVDIAAITGAPIKAIADGRVIFSGWNTETGYVIILKHTKDFISVYKHNGNLLKQQGDFVKSGEVIASVGSTGELTTGPHLHFELWSGGYAVNPTNFIDFK
- the gmk gene encoding guanylate kinase translates to MSDFKGKLFVFSAPSGSGKTTIVRHLLKQERFNLEFSISATSREPRGFEKEGEDYYFISLKEFKNKIKNDEFLEWEEVYRDNFYGTLKTEIERIWGLKKHIIFDIDVVGGLRIKKKYPEETLSVFVKPPSVDELKIRLKKRKTESEEKINMRIAKASVELATAPQFDKIIKNYDLEVALKEAEELVSDYLGLKESKE
- a CDS encoding YicC/YloC family endoribonuclease — encoded protein: MIQSMTGYGKSILQLPTKKVSIEIKSLNSKNLDLNVRIPSYYKEKELYVRKKLASSLVRGKVDFSIFVEMTADETSSTVNHGVVKQYIQQLRNIVQTGSSDDVELLKMAVRMPDALKTDREELDENEWSLINENIDIAIKEIIQYRVDEAASLEIDFKERITNIRTYLEEVKALDNDRVENVKTRLKKAIDDLKVDTDENRFEQELIYYLEKLDINEEKVRLANHLDYFLETMASEDSNGKKLGFIVQEMGREINTTGSKANFAPMQKAVIQMKNELEQIKEQILNVL
- a CDS encoding GH3 auxin-responsive promoter family protein — protein: MSIKSVFAIPFAKIATKRVLKWANNPIKTQDKVFKKLISKAKNTAFGKDHDFKNIKNYSDFKKRVKVTDYEGLRAYVDRIVAGESDVLWTGKPLYFAKTSGTTSGAKYIPITKESMPTHIKAAKNALLFYIAEKNDASFVNGKMIFLQGSPVLENKNGVKLGRLSGIVAHYIPQYLLKNRLPSWETNCIEDWDTKVNAIVEETINEDMTVISGIPSWVQMYFEKLIEKTGKSVSELFPNFNFFIYGGVNFEPYKNKFESLIGKKIEYIELYPASEGFIAYQDSQTEKGMLLQLNSGIFYEFIPALEFYDKNPTRISLKEVQIGVNYVIVLNTTAGLWGYNIGDTVEFTSTKPYRIKVTGRIKHFISAFGEHVIGKEVEKALNDSIIGTNINISEFTVAPQVNPENGLPYHEWFIEFENEPENLEEFASKIDASMQAQNIYYLDLIDGKILRPLVIRCVKKGGFHEYMKSIGKFGGQNKIPQLSDNRKIADVLQRFLIA